Proteins encoded by one window of Perca fluviatilis chromosome 13, GENO_Pfluv_1.0, whole genome shotgun sequence:
- the LOC120571458 gene encoding ras/Rap GTPase-activating protein SynGAP-like isoform X1: MDTSSKTWLPHQSQFGLVGQAEVCCGGPGVLTPNQSRRASFASVRQSSMETPPNATPQPFRQPKLKSFLNRRLKGSIKRAKSQPKLDRTSSFRQMILPRFRSADQERTRLMQSFKESHSHESLLSPSSAAEALDLVLDEDAIIKPVHSSILGQEYCFEVTTNSGTKCFACRSASERDKWIENLQRAVKPNKDNSRRVDNVLKLWIIEARDLPAKKRYYCELCLDDMLYARTTSKPRTDTVFWGEHFEFNNLPTIRSLRLHLYKETDKKRRKEKSTYLGLVSIPISSITGRQFVEQWYPVVQSSVLAKSGGVGSTKAINASLRVKSRYQTMNILPMELYKEFAEYITNNYRTLCAVLEPLLSVKSKEEVAFALVHILQSTGKTKEFLSDMAMCEVDRFMDREHLIFRENTLATKAVEEYLKLIGHRYLKDAIGDFIRALYESEENCEVDPMRVPPSVLADHQANLRMCCELLLCKIINSLCIFPRELKEVFASWRARCAERGREDLADSLISSSLFLRFMCPAIMSPSLFNLMQEYPAERTSRTLTLIAKVMQNLASFSKFGPKEEYMYFMNEFLEMEWGSMQQFLYEISNMDAGGNAGGFEGYIDLGRELSMLHSLLWEVMGQLSKDAILKLGPLPRLLNDISVALRNPQLHMPTNHQPDRPKDRLFSRPSFNRLMSSDFQSLMMRDLNSSIDISRLPSPTTGVSAVESLSSNLNMRRHAERDLRSSREVFYVTRPPLARSSPAYCTSSSDITEPDPKVHSVNKSVSMMDLQDSRMNSISNLNSVGDMLTSSQASIAGLGHSFGNLCGPLRMGGHMPAGSAGSGLRLSQMGHIGGPTESISQQQQQAAAAMHFPLSFQNPLFHLAAQNSPAQSQSQPHPPPLLLAPEPENGHHDYAPPFGNSAFSRSEDLSALRSQSSLVQPSIVHSHSYSDDFTRQNQSNDYAWHQLSLQVQESLQQQHLMGVVSQTATGTGTPASLATPPTTVHPSRQSSMAPPQHLKSQRSINTPATATPPKVRPQSRNLLLDSSDTNFSGSQPKSRHSQQPPQHQQQQQQHQQHQQQQHQQQQHQQQQHQQQQHQQQQHQQQQHQQQQQQQQQQHQQQQHQQQLQQQQQESQLSVTDSPAPGLPYQTSSAKENPVPQAAAEESTDTPTKSTKKSQQTQLQPPQQHLLKPGNKQGSPSTLSTPALNERTVAWVSNMPHLSADIESLRPDREGQLKEYSKSMDESRLERVKEYEEEIYSLKERLKMSHRKLEEYEQRLASQEQQTSKILMQYQNRLEDSERRLKQQQVEKDSQIKGIINRLMAVEDELRGGAIPDIKPRILTDQVCACVYIFYHPYLLNQSCPKIACIILTSHSAHLPKPVQGKSLQLSYSSPIPSFKSTFMSHLNEHFTILLHTLERRATTQCCS; this comes from the exons GACACGCTTGATGCAGAGCTTCAAAGAATCCCACTCCCATGAATCCCTACTTTCTCCTAGCAGCGCTGCAGAGGCTTTGGACCTAGTTTTGGATGAAGATGCCATAATCAAACCTGTCCACTCTAGCATTTTAGGACAAGAGTACTGCTTTGAG GTGACCACCAATTCAGGGACAAAATGTTTTGCCTGCCGTTCAGCTTCTGAGAGAGACAAGTGGATTGAAAATCTGCAACGCGCTGTCAAACCTAACAAA GACAACAGCAGACGAGTGGACAATGTGCTCAAGTTGTGGATCATTGAAGCTCGAGACCTTCCGGCTAAGAAACGCTATTATTGTGAGCTGTGTCTGGATGACATGCTGTACGCTCGCACCACAAGCAAACCCCGGACTGACACAGTCTTCTGGGGCGAGCATTTTGAATTTAACAATTTGCCTACCATTCGTAGCCTTCGTTTGCACCTCTACAAGGaaactgataaaaaaagacGCAAG GAGAAAAGCACATATCTTGGCCTTGTCAGCATCCCCATCTCCAGCATCACTGGGCGGCAGTTTGTCGAGCAGTGGTACCCGGTGGTACAGTCCAGTGTCTTGGCCAAAAGCGGTGGTGTTGGAAGTACCAAAGCAATCAATGCCTCCCTACGTGTCAAGTCTCGCTACCAGACAATGAACATCCTTCCAATGGAGCTGTACAAGGAGTTCGCTGAGTACATTACCAACAACTACCGAACACTGTGTGCAGTTCTGGAGCCTCTGTTGAGTGTGAAAAGCAAAGAGGAGGTGGCGTTTGCTCTGGTGCACATCCTGCAAAGCACAGGAAAGACAAAG GAGTTCCTGTCTGACATGGCGATGTGTGAGGTGGATCGGTTCATGGACCGTGAGCACTTGATCTTTCGTGAGAACACGCTAGCTACAAAAGCTGTGGAAGAGTACCTCAAACTGATAGGTCACCGATACCTCAAGGATGCTATAG GTGACTTCATTCGAGCCTTATATGAGTCTGAGGAGAACTGTGAGGTGGATCCCATGCGTGTCCCGCCGTCAGTCCTCGCTGACCATCAAGCCAACCTACGAATGTGTTGTGAGCTGTTACTCTGCAAGATCATCAACTCTCTCTG CATATTTCCCCGGGAGCTGAAGGAAGTTTTTGCCTCGTGGAGAGCCAGATGTGCTGAGCGTGGAAGAGAGGATCTCGCCGACAGCCTCATCAGCTCCTCCCTATTTCTTCGCTTCATGTGCCCAGCCATCATGTCCCCCTCCCTGTTCAACCTAATGCAGGAGTACCCCGCTGAGCGCACGTCCCGCACACTCACGCTCATAGCCAAGGTGATGCAGAACCTGGCCAGCTTCAGCAA ATTTGGACCCAAGGAGGAATACATGTATTTCATGAACGAGTTcctggagatggagtggggctCCATGCAGCAGTTTCTCTATGAGATTTCCAACATGGACGCCGGAGGAAACGCTGGAGGATTTGAGGGCTATATTGACCTCGGTAGAGAATTGTCCATGCTCCACAGCTTGCTGTGGGAAGTCATGGGCCAGCTTAGCAAG GATGCTATTCTCAAACTCGGACCCCTACCACGGCTGCTGAATGACATCAGCGTCGCCCTGAGGAACCCACAGCTCCACATGCCTACAAATCACCAGCCAGACCGACCGAAGGACAGACTCTTCTCGCGACCATCTTTCAATCGTCTCATGTCCTCTGACTTCCAAAGCCTTATGATGCGTGACTTAAACAG TTCAATAGACATCTCTCGCCTCCCATCGCCTACGACTGGAGTCTCGGCTGTAGAATCCCTCTCGTCGAATCTGAACATGAGGCGTCACGCAGAACGAGACCTCCGCTCGTCGAGGGAAGTGTTCTACGTGACCCGTCCACCGCTGGCTCGATCCAGTCCTGCATACTGCACGAGCAGCTCGGACATCACTGAACCCGATCCAAAG GTCCATAGTGTGAACAAAAGTGTGTCCATGATGGATCTTCAGGATTCCCGAATGAACAGCATTTCCAACCTGAACTCTGTGGGAGACATGCTCACCTCCTCTCAAGCCTCCATCGCCGGGCTGGGCCACAGCTTCGGGAACCTCTGTGGTCCTCTTCGTATGGGAGGGCATATGCCAGCAGGCTCCGCTGGCTCTGGTTTGAGGCTGAGCCAGATGGGCCACATAGGGGGGCCCACCGAATCCATCtctcaacagcagcagcaggcagcagcGGCCATGCACTTCCCCTTGTCTTTCCAGAACCCGCTATTCCATCTGGCCGCCCAGAACTCCCCAGCTCAGTCTCAATCTCAGCCTcatccccctcctctcctcctcgcCCCCGAGCCCGAGAATGGCCACCACGACTATGCACCGCCCTTTGGCAACAGTGCTTTCTCCCGCAGTGAGGACTTGTCCGCCCTCCGGTCACAAAGCAGTCTGGTGCAGCCCAGCATTGTCCACTCACACAGTTACAGTGATGATTTCACCCGGCAGAATCAGAGCAATGACTACGCTTGGCACCAGCTGTCACTGCAGGTGCAG GAgtctctccagcagcagcacctGATGGGAGTCGTATCTCAGACAGCCACTGGGACAGGCACCCCTGCCTCCTTGGCCACACCGCCTACTACAGTGCACCCAAGCCGTCAGTCATCCATGGCTCCTCCACAACATCTCAAGTCACAGCGATCCATTAACACTCCAGCCACCGCCACGCCACCAAAGGTTCGCCCGCAGAGCAGGAACCTCCTCCTCGACTCTTCTGACACAAACTTCAGCGGCAGTCAGCCGAAATCGCGCCATTCTCAGCAGCCGCCacaacatcagcagcagcagcaacaacatcagcaacatcagcagcagcaacaccaacagcagcaacaccaacagcagcaacaccaacagcagcaacaccaacagcagcaacatcaacagcagcaacatcaacagcagcaacagcaacaacagcaacaacatcaACAGCAGCAACATCAACAGCAActtcagcagcaacaacaggaaTCCCAGCTGTCGGTGACAGACAGTCCAGCTCCCGGACTCCCGTACCAGACGAGCTCCGCTAAAGAGAACCCGGTCCCGCAGGCAGCTGCAGAGGAGTCAACAGACACGCCTACAAAAAGCACCAAGAAGTCTCAACAGACACAACTGCAGCCACCACAGCAGCATCTGCTCAAACCAGGCAATAAACAG ggTTCTCCATCAACCCTGAGCACCCCGGCCCTCAATGAACGGACAGTCGCTTGGGTGTCCAACATGCCACATCTCTCTGCTGATATAGAAAGCTTGCGGCCGGACCGTGAGGGACAGCTGAAAGAGTACTCCAAGAGCATGGATGAGTCACGATTAGAGAGG gTAAAAGAGTACGAAGAAGAGATATATTCCTTGAAGGAGCGGCTGAAGATGTCTCATCGCAAGCTTGAAGAATATGAGCAGAGACTTGCGTCACAGGAACAGCAGACAAGCAAGATCCTAATGCAGTATCAGAACCGCCTGGAAGACAGTGAGCGCCGTCTAAAGCAGCAGCAAGTTGAAAAGGACTCACAAATTAAAGGCATCATCAACAG ACTCATGGCTGTGGAAGATGAGCTGAGAGGGGGTGCCATACCTGATATTAAGCCTCGAATCCTCACAGACCAGGTTTGTGCCTGTGTCTACATCTTTTATCATCCCTATTTGCTAAACCAGTCATGTCCTAAAATAGCTTGCATCATTCTTACATCACATTCAGCGCATTTGCCAAAGCCAGTGCAGGGGaaaagtttgcagctgtcatacTCTTCACCTATCCCATCTTTCAAAAGTACGTTTATGTCACATCTGAATGAACATTTCACCATTTTACTCCACACGCTTGAGAGGAGAGCGACAACACAGTGCTGTTCCTAA
- the LOC120571458 gene encoding ras/Rap GTPase-activating protein SynGAP-like isoform X6 has translation MDTSSKTWLPHQSQFGLVGQAEVCCGGPGVLTPNQSRRASFASVRQSSMETPPNATPQPFRQPKLKSFLNRRLKGSIKRAKSQPKLDRTSSFRQMILPRFRSADQERTRLMQSFKESHSHESLLSPSSAAEALDLVLDEDAIIKPVHSSILGQEYCFEVTTNSGTKCFACRSASERDKWIENLQRAVKPNKDNSRRVDNVLKLWIIEARDLPAKKRYYCELCLDDMLYARTTSKPRTDTVFWGEHFEFNNLPTIRSLRLHLYKETDKKRRKEKSTYLGLVSIPISSITGRQFVEQWYPVVQSSVLAKSGGVGSTKAINASLRVKSRYQTMNILPMELYKEFAEYITNNYRTLCAVLEPLLSVKSKEEVAFALVHILQSTGKTKEFLSDMAMCEVDRFMDREHLIFRENTLATKAVEEYLKLIGHRYLKDAIGDFIRALYESEENCEVDPMRVPPSVLADHQANLRMCCELLLCKIINSLCIFPRELKEVFASWRARCAERGREDLADSLISSSLFLRFMCPAIMSPSLFNLMQEYPAERTSRTLTLIAKVMQNLASFSKFGPKEEYMYFMNEFLEMEWGSMQQFLYEISNMDAGGNAGGFEGYIDLGRELSMLHSLLWEVMGQLSKDAILKLGPLPRLLNDISVALRNPQLHMPTNHQPDRPKDRLFSRPSFNRLMSSDFQSLMMRDLNSSIDISRLPSPTTGVSAVESLSSNLNMRRHAERDLRSSREVFYVTRPPLARSSPAYCTSSSDITEPDPKVHSVNKSVSMMDLQDSRMNSISNLNSVGDMLTSSQASIAGLGHSFGNLCGPLRMGGHMPAGSAGSGLRLSQMGHIGGPTESISQQQQQAAAAMHFPLSFQNPLFHLAAQNSPAQSQSQPHPPPLLLAPEPENGHHDYAPPFGNSAFSRSEDLSALRSQSSLVQPSIVHSHSYSDDFTRQNQSNDYAWHQLSLQVQESLQQQHLMGVVSQTATGTGTPASLATPPTTVHPSRQSSMAPPQHLKSQRSINTPATATPPKVRPQSRNLLLDSSDTNFSGSQPKSRHSQQPPQHQQQQQQHQQHQQQQHQQQQHQQQQHQQQQHQQQQHQQQQHQQQQQQQQQQHQQQQHQQQLQQQQQESQLSVTDSPAPGLPYQTSSAKENPVPQAAAEESTDTPTKSTKKSQQTQLQPPQQHLLKPGNKQGSPSTLSTPALNERTVAWVSNMPHLSADIESLRPDREGQLKEYSKSMDESRLERVKEYEEEIYSLKERLKMSHRKLEEYEQRLASQEQQTSKILMQYQNRLEDSERRLKQQQVEKDSQIKGIINSLSTRAMATPDPDCQFQSDQSS, from the exons GACACGCTTGATGCAGAGCTTCAAAGAATCCCACTCCCATGAATCCCTACTTTCTCCTAGCAGCGCTGCAGAGGCTTTGGACCTAGTTTTGGATGAAGATGCCATAATCAAACCTGTCCACTCTAGCATTTTAGGACAAGAGTACTGCTTTGAG GTGACCACCAATTCAGGGACAAAATGTTTTGCCTGCCGTTCAGCTTCTGAGAGAGACAAGTGGATTGAAAATCTGCAACGCGCTGTCAAACCTAACAAA GACAACAGCAGACGAGTGGACAATGTGCTCAAGTTGTGGATCATTGAAGCTCGAGACCTTCCGGCTAAGAAACGCTATTATTGTGAGCTGTGTCTGGATGACATGCTGTACGCTCGCACCACAAGCAAACCCCGGACTGACACAGTCTTCTGGGGCGAGCATTTTGAATTTAACAATTTGCCTACCATTCGTAGCCTTCGTTTGCACCTCTACAAGGaaactgataaaaaaagacGCAAG GAGAAAAGCACATATCTTGGCCTTGTCAGCATCCCCATCTCCAGCATCACTGGGCGGCAGTTTGTCGAGCAGTGGTACCCGGTGGTACAGTCCAGTGTCTTGGCCAAAAGCGGTGGTGTTGGAAGTACCAAAGCAATCAATGCCTCCCTACGTGTCAAGTCTCGCTACCAGACAATGAACATCCTTCCAATGGAGCTGTACAAGGAGTTCGCTGAGTACATTACCAACAACTACCGAACACTGTGTGCAGTTCTGGAGCCTCTGTTGAGTGTGAAAAGCAAAGAGGAGGTGGCGTTTGCTCTGGTGCACATCCTGCAAAGCACAGGAAAGACAAAG GAGTTCCTGTCTGACATGGCGATGTGTGAGGTGGATCGGTTCATGGACCGTGAGCACTTGATCTTTCGTGAGAACACGCTAGCTACAAAAGCTGTGGAAGAGTACCTCAAACTGATAGGTCACCGATACCTCAAGGATGCTATAG GTGACTTCATTCGAGCCTTATATGAGTCTGAGGAGAACTGTGAGGTGGATCCCATGCGTGTCCCGCCGTCAGTCCTCGCTGACCATCAAGCCAACCTACGAATGTGTTGTGAGCTGTTACTCTGCAAGATCATCAACTCTCTCTG CATATTTCCCCGGGAGCTGAAGGAAGTTTTTGCCTCGTGGAGAGCCAGATGTGCTGAGCGTGGAAGAGAGGATCTCGCCGACAGCCTCATCAGCTCCTCCCTATTTCTTCGCTTCATGTGCCCAGCCATCATGTCCCCCTCCCTGTTCAACCTAATGCAGGAGTACCCCGCTGAGCGCACGTCCCGCACACTCACGCTCATAGCCAAGGTGATGCAGAACCTGGCCAGCTTCAGCAA ATTTGGACCCAAGGAGGAATACATGTATTTCATGAACGAGTTcctggagatggagtggggctCCATGCAGCAGTTTCTCTATGAGATTTCCAACATGGACGCCGGAGGAAACGCTGGAGGATTTGAGGGCTATATTGACCTCGGTAGAGAATTGTCCATGCTCCACAGCTTGCTGTGGGAAGTCATGGGCCAGCTTAGCAAG GATGCTATTCTCAAACTCGGACCCCTACCACGGCTGCTGAATGACATCAGCGTCGCCCTGAGGAACCCACAGCTCCACATGCCTACAAATCACCAGCCAGACCGACCGAAGGACAGACTCTTCTCGCGACCATCTTTCAATCGTCTCATGTCCTCTGACTTCCAAAGCCTTATGATGCGTGACTTAAACAG TTCAATAGACATCTCTCGCCTCCCATCGCCTACGACTGGAGTCTCGGCTGTAGAATCCCTCTCGTCGAATCTGAACATGAGGCGTCACGCAGAACGAGACCTCCGCTCGTCGAGGGAAGTGTTCTACGTGACCCGTCCACCGCTGGCTCGATCCAGTCCTGCATACTGCACGAGCAGCTCGGACATCACTGAACCCGATCCAAAG GTCCATAGTGTGAACAAAAGTGTGTCCATGATGGATCTTCAGGATTCCCGAATGAACAGCATTTCCAACCTGAACTCTGTGGGAGACATGCTCACCTCCTCTCAAGCCTCCATCGCCGGGCTGGGCCACAGCTTCGGGAACCTCTGTGGTCCTCTTCGTATGGGAGGGCATATGCCAGCAGGCTCCGCTGGCTCTGGTTTGAGGCTGAGCCAGATGGGCCACATAGGGGGGCCCACCGAATCCATCtctcaacagcagcagcaggcagcagcGGCCATGCACTTCCCCTTGTCTTTCCAGAACCCGCTATTCCATCTGGCCGCCCAGAACTCCCCAGCTCAGTCTCAATCTCAGCCTcatccccctcctctcctcctcgcCCCCGAGCCCGAGAATGGCCACCACGACTATGCACCGCCCTTTGGCAACAGTGCTTTCTCCCGCAGTGAGGACTTGTCCGCCCTCCGGTCACAAAGCAGTCTGGTGCAGCCCAGCATTGTCCACTCACACAGTTACAGTGATGATTTCACCCGGCAGAATCAGAGCAATGACTACGCTTGGCACCAGCTGTCACTGCAGGTGCAG GAgtctctccagcagcagcacctGATGGGAGTCGTATCTCAGACAGCCACTGGGACAGGCACCCCTGCCTCCTTGGCCACACCGCCTACTACAGTGCACCCAAGCCGTCAGTCATCCATGGCTCCTCCACAACATCTCAAGTCACAGCGATCCATTAACACTCCAGCCACCGCCACGCCACCAAAGGTTCGCCCGCAGAGCAGGAACCTCCTCCTCGACTCTTCTGACACAAACTTCAGCGGCAGTCAGCCGAAATCGCGCCATTCTCAGCAGCCGCCacaacatcagcagcagcagcaacaacatcagcaacatcagcagcagcaacaccaacagcagcaacaccaacagcagcaacaccaacagcagcaacaccaacagcagcaacatcaacagcagcaacatcaacagcagcaacagcaacaacagcaacaacatcaACAGCAGCAACATCAACAGCAActtcagcagcaacaacaggaaTCCCAGCTGTCGGTGACAGACAGTCCAGCTCCCGGACTCCCGTACCAGACGAGCTCCGCTAAAGAGAACCCGGTCCCGCAGGCAGCTGCAGAGGAGTCAACAGACACGCCTACAAAAAGCACCAAGAAGTCTCAACAGACACAACTGCAGCCACCACAGCAGCATCTGCTCAAACCAGGCAATAAACAG ggTTCTCCATCAACCCTGAGCACCCCGGCCCTCAATGAACGGACAGTCGCTTGGGTGTCCAACATGCCACATCTCTCTGCTGATATAGAAAGCTTGCGGCCGGACCGTGAGGGACAGCTGAAAGAGTACTCCAAGAGCATGGATGAGTCACGATTAGAGAGG gTAAAAGAGTACGAAGAAGAGATATATTCCTTGAAGGAGCGGCTGAAGATGTCTCATCGCAAGCTTGAAGAATATGAGCAGAGACTTGCGTCACAGGAACAGCAGACAAGCAAGATCCTAATGCAGTATCAGAACCGCCTGGAAGACAGTGAGCGCCGTCTAAAGCAGCAGCAAGTTGAAAAGGACTCACAAATTAAAGGCATCATCAACAG TCTTTCAACCAGGGCTATGGCCACCCCGGATCCTGACTGTCAATTCCAAAGTGACCAGAGTTCATGA